The following coding sequences are from one Methanosarcina sp. WWM596 window:
- a CDS encoding DUF2117 family protein, producing MKIKIGLVIHGPEVIDSGKAELVLEKLSCIGEVEAQLGGTMGKTAVLDAGLENVIDISQHLKPSACIESFFETSDLVCLLNRGKTPETGMIFGAKVTSRLKDPEKKPLIQIESPGCTGGKLIPLNKKAGNYIEKLSEVFGLPAESPLPFQDSVFLENCQKTGKTRIIRELSGVFPGENIFVNGFVIGKALSSKISIVSESGFITAIEGGEIKEHGLEKLHNYKKRDPVDLAGAWVKSGEIRRSNPLLPEAEKENASARKSGPISRTGAGTGTGKVVLIDHAAENSYELASGAELAVTVGDDTTAIAGDILFRLGIPIIGITDGDCDNVTCETKIFPGSVVLRLIEGSDDIMGKRIKQELLKGQDSAVFENLLAFKEDVLKLAESSIEAVFEY from the coding sequence ATGAAAATAAAGATTGGCCTTGTAATCCATGGTCCTGAAGTAATCGATTCGGGAAAAGCAGAGTTAGTTCTGGAAAAGCTTTCCTGCATAGGTGAAGTAGAGGCACAGCTTGGCGGGACCATGGGAAAGACAGCTGTCCTTGATGCAGGGCTTGAAAATGTTATAGACATAAGCCAGCACCTGAAGCCGAGCGCCTGCATTGAATCTTTTTTTGAAACCTCAGACCTTGTTTGTCTCCTGAACAGGGGAAAAACGCCCGAAACCGGCATGATTTTTGGAGCAAAGGTTACCTCTCGCCTGAAGGACCCTGAGAAGAAACCCCTGATCCAGATAGAAAGCCCGGGTTGCACCGGTGGGAAATTGATCCCCCTTAATAAAAAAGCCGGCAACTACATTGAAAAACTCTCTGAAGTATTTGGACTTCCTGCCGAAAGCCCTCTGCCTTTTCAAGATTCGGTTTTTCTGGAAAACTGCCAGAAAACCGGCAAAACCCGGATTATCCGCGAGCTTTCAGGTGTATTTCCCGGAGAAAATATCTTTGTAAACGGGTTCGTAATCGGAAAAGCCCTGTCTTCCAAAATAAGCATAGTCTCCGAAAGCGGGTTTATTACCGCAATCGAAGGCGGAGAAATAAAGGAACATGGGCTCGAAAAGCTCCATAATTATAAAAAAAGGGACCCTGTTGACCTTGCCGGAGCCTGGGTGAAAAGCGGAGAGATCCGGAGAAGCAATCCCTTACTCCCGGAAGCCGAAAAAGAAAATGCCAGTGCCCGAAAATCAGGTCCTATTTCCCGAACAGGGGCAGGAACAGGGACAGGAAAAGTTGTGCTTATAGACCACGCCGCCGAAAATTCCTATGAACTGGCTTCCGGGGCTGAACTTGCAGTTACAGTTGGAGACGACACCACAGCCATAGCAGGAGACATCCTCTTCAGGCTTGGAATCCCGATAATTGGAATCACAGACGGAGACTGCGATAATGTTACCTGTGAGACTAAAATCTTTCCCGGCTCGGTTGTTCTCAGGCTTATAGAGGGAAGCGATGATATCATGGGCAAGAGGATTAAGCAGGAACTCCTGAAAGGACAAGATTCAGCTGTTTTTGAGAATCTGCTAGCCTTTAAAGAAGATGTGCTGAAACTGGCAGAGTCGTCGATTGAGGCTGTTTTTGAATACTAA
- a CDS encoding Fic family protein, translating to MFQPNFKYTNKIVRLLARIQAAREVIINSPLIPAWEKQLQREALIKQTHHTTSIEGNPLTLEEVELIIEGKEVLAHEKDKKEVRNYVDVLKYIDSLPENGPITEEFLLEIHRLTAKSILPDNSAGNYR from the coding sequence ATGTTTCAGCCAAATTTCAAGTACACAAACAAAATCGTGCGCCTGCTTGCAAGGATCCAGGCTGCCCGGGAAGTCATCATAAACAGCCCTCTGATTCCGGCATGGGAAAAACAGCTCCAGCGAGAAGCCCTGATAAAGCAGACCCACCACACAACAAGTATCGAGGGAAACCCCCTGACTCTTGAGGAAGTTGAGCTTATTATAGAGGGAAAAGAAGTCCTTGCCCACGAAAAGGACAAAAAGGAAGTCCGGAATTATGTAGATGTACTGAAATATATCGATTCCTTACCTGAAAACGGACCCATAACCGAAGAGTTTCTCCTGGAAATCCACAGGCTTACGGCAAAAAGTATCCTTCCTGATAATTCTGCTGGAAACTACCGGTAA
- the iscB gene encoding RNA-guided endonuclease IscB: MLVFVINQNKKPLMPCKPSKARKLLQAGKAKVVRNTPFTIKLLFGSSGYTQPVTAGMDTGSKVVGCAAIANGKVLYQSEIYLRENVSKKMEQRKMYRRTRRGRKTRYRPARFDNRKNSRREGRLAPSIKSKLESHFREKRFVESLLPVTGWKVELASFDIHKITNPEVSGVGYQEGDLKGFYNVKAYVLDRDGYTCQHCRGKSKDSRLHCHHIVFRSQKGSDAPENLITLCETCHKALHNGEFKLSGKKSKTKHATEIGILKSQIRKSGWSFAETFGYETKYRREQVLKLLKTHYFDAVAICCRDDQKVEVEDSVFLKRNVPAGDYQQRRGKRSEKKIPTGKLFGLRKFDIVKTENGTVFIRGKRSSGYFSISDIFGNKISDSVNVKKKCRRLSARSTTLVQMVQMTHSSPTCHFRQAGNVEEGGLLLR, encoded by the coding sequence ATGTTAGTTTTCGTAATCAATCAAAACAAAAAACCACTAATGCCCTGTAAACCTTCAAAAGCCAGAAAGCTACTGCAAGCAGGCAAGGCAAAAGTGGTCCGAAATACTCCATTCACCATCAAGTTACTTTTCGGAAGCAGTGGGTATACTCAACCTGTAACTGCAGGGATGGATACCGGCTCTAAGGTAGTGGGCTGTGCAGCCATTGCTAACGGAAAAGTGTTGTATCAGTCCGAAATCTACCTGAGAGAAAACGTTTCGAAAAAGATGGAACAACGAAAGATGTACCGGAGAACCAGAAGAGGTAGAAAAACAAGGTATAGACCTGCAAGATTTGATAACCGGAAAAATTCAAGGAGAGAAGGGAGATTAGCTCCTTCCATCAAAAGCAAACTTGAGTCTCATTTCCGGGAAAAAAGGTTTGTGGAATCCCTGCTTCCTGTAACCGGGTGGAAGGTAGAGCTTGCTTCCTTTGATATTCACAAAATAACAAATCCGGAGGTTTCCGGGGTTGGGTATCAGGAAGGGGACCTTAAAGGCTTCTACAATGTCAAAGCTTACGTTCTGGACCGGGACGGCTACACCTGCCAGCATTGCAGGGGAAAGTCAAAGGATTCCCGGCTACATTGCCATCACATTGTTTTCAGGTCACAGAAGGGATCAGATGCTCCGGAAAACCTGATTACGCTTTGTGAAACCTGTCACAAAGCCCTGCACAATGGAGAATTCAAGCTTTCAGGGAAAAAGTCAAAAACAAAACATGCAACTGAAATCGGGATCCTCAAATCCCAAATCCGGAAATCCGGCTGGAGTTTTGCAGAGACTTTCGGGTACGAAACAAAGTACAGGAGAGAGCAGGTCTTGAAGCTGTTAAAAACACATTACTTTGATGCTGTTGCTATCTGTTGCAGGGACGATCAGAAAGTAGAGGTAGAAGATTCGGTTTTTCTAAAAAGAAACGTTCCTGCGGGAGATTATCAGCAGCGGAGAGGGAAGAGATCAGAGAAGAAAATACCTACCGGAAAGCTGTTTGGGCTCAGGAAATTTGATATTGTAAAAACGGAAAACGGGACCGTGTTCATTCGTGGCAAACGGTCATCCGGGTATTTTTCAATCTCAGATATATTCGGAAACAAAATTTCAGATAGTGTTAATGTTAAGAAAAAATGCAGGAGACTGAGTGCGAGGAGTACAACATTAGTTCAGATGGTACAGATGACGCATTCCTCCCCCACCTGCCATTTCCGGCAAGCCGGAAATGTTGAGGAAGGGGGTCTCCTGCTGAGGTAA
- a CDS encoding DeoR family transcriptional regulator, whose translation MTEWLEYFLFGIAVEISRVEKTVLKLSSDRSMKDKFGQIGLSSRQIKAIEYLKENGKITSNEYQEICDVSQPTANRDIQDMLDKKLLKQNGKIGQQVIYVLNF comes from the coding sequence TTGACCGAATGGCTCGAATATTTCCTTTTCGGCATTGCCGTGGAAATCTCAAGAGTCGAAAAAACGGTCCTGAAGCTGAGCAGCGACCGTTCGATGAAAGATAAATTCGGACAGATAGGATTGAGCAGCCGGCAGATAAAAGCGATTGAATATTTAAAAGAAAATGGTAAGATCACAAGCAATGAGTATCAGGAAATCTGTGATGTCAGTCAACCCACTGCAAATCGTGACATCCAGGATATGCTTGACAAAAAACTCCTGAAACAAAATGGGAAAATAGGCCAGCAGGTAATTTACGTGCTCAATTTCTGA
- a CDS encoding KilA-N domain-containing protein — MKKAKRTSIEVRGTAISIVSQENADYICLTDIARYKNPDHTDDLIRNWIRNRNTVEFLGMWEQLNNPDFLQG; from the coding sequence ATGAAAAAGGCCAAAAGGACCAGCATTGAAGTTCGAGGGACTGCTATATCCATCGTTTCCCAGGAAAATGCGGACTACATTTGCCTGACAGATATCGCCCGGTACAAGAACCCCGATCATACCGATGACCTCATCCGCAACTGGATCAGAAACCGAAATACTGTGGAATTCCTGGGCATGTGGGAACAGCTCAATAACCCGGATTTTCTACAGGGATAA
- a CDS encoding ATPase, T2SS/T4P/T4SS family, translating to MGVQILDIMLKLQDAASSLQDAVNSLNQSLLHGKNKEKEETCPHRIKQTKNRKTIVINCKECEAGSSLNDPRCRENIFGILRREVHADCLVLSRLYERDYEGKSLSLLYDLAGFKGTVAAYRSIEVVPEACARPEKKVCSLERKEIIASLSETVGTDPLKARLELGELIHKKKAGRVPETTSICLECSECFYSILNEIEEQISCFSEIPVTRISGYCPAAGWLESRKENGKSFEGKSEKKVRTTIGRKSGKKIKTLIKYTPGEITPASLSRNVSLSLSGAGKKQENNRQKNERKENQRQEKEIKENKKPDDYFFDYESRIKSHVRPSFSSSRIYTEAPENTEFLECYDINGREGRNLEVTIYRYTDRPERLYMIRPPEYNLRQEELRLLEKIRRKMIRHRPKDLAFADPKGAREYFKRIAKGLLGEELLESGKACSPGELESYADLLARYTNGLGIVEDLLSDARITDVYINAPADTNPVHVVMEGEECTSNVFLSQDDLDALVSRFRTISGRPFGEAVPVLELNLEAFGVRVSVIGDPLSANGLAYAFRKHSLTPWTLPKLINTGSISPFAAGFLSFLMDGQASVLVAGEVGAGKTSLMTAMLLEIPQKYRILTIEDTHELPTEQLQDLGWKVQGMSSHSSVLKSGAEMSPETALRAALRLGSSSLVLGEVRGPEVKVLYEAMQVGNAGNSVIGTIHGSSVENVYERVVHTLGVPPASFKATDAVIICSGIRPGGSMKKLKRVSRIAEVTGTSIEDPEPSEIFTDIMHYDASRDCLLAGEVLEQGQSELIGKIARKWGISIDGALKNIELRTRIKERIAAEGDRRPFLLEAEAVSEANNMFWLLLDSIKAGNRAGFETGPESISGADFEELYRQWETWFESFSWVRTETGKQRTGKRLAEEKRLAEEKRLAEEKRLAEEKRLAEEIQLPEIKITA from the coding sequence ATGGGGGTTCAAATTCTGGACATAATGCTAAAACTTCAGGATGCTGCCAGCAGCCTGCAGGATGCTGTTAACAGCCTTAATCAGAGCCTGCTTCATGGTAAAAATAAAGAGAAAGAGGAAACCTGTCCGCACAGGATAAAGCAGACGAAAAACCGAAAAACAATTGTAATCAACTGCAAGGAATGCGAAGCCGGGTCTTCCCTTAATGATCCGCGGTGCAGGGAAAATATCTTCGGCATCCTCCGGAGGGAGGTTCATGCCGATTGTCTTGTACTCTCAAGGCTCTATGAACGGGATTACGAAGGAAAATCCCTCTCCTTGCTTTACGATTTGGCAGGTTTCAAAGGAACCGTTGCTGCTTACAGGAGCATTGAAGTTGTGCCTGAAGCATGTGCCCGTCCCGAAAAAAAGGTGTGCAGCCTTGAGCGAAAAGAGATAATTGCTTCTCTTTCCGAAACCGTGGGAACCGATCCCTTAAAAGCCCGGCTGGAGCTAGGAGAGCTTATCCACAAAAAAAAGGCTGGCAGAGTTCCGGAAACAACTTCAATTTGTCTTGAGTGTTCGGAGTGTTTCTACAGCATCCTGAATGAAATTGAAGAACAAATATCCTGTTTTTCTGAAATCCCGGTTACCAGAATATCGGGTTACTGTCCGGCAGCGGGCTGGTTAGAAAGTAGAAAGGAAAACGGAAAAAGTTTCGAAGGAAAATCAGAGAAAAAGGTAAGGACAACAATTGGTAGAAAATCAGGAAAGAAAATCAAGACCCTTATAAAATATACTCCGGGAGAAATAACTCCTGCTTCTTTATCCAGAAATGTTTCGCTCTCACTTTCCGGGGCTGGAAAAAAACAGGAGAATAATAGACAGAAAAACGAAAGAAAGGAGAATCAGAGACAAGAAAAAGAAATAAAGGAGAACAAAAAGCCAGATGATTATTTTTTCGATTACGAAAGCAGGATCAAATCTCATGTCAGGCCGTCTTTTTCCAGTTCGCGAATTTACACAGAAGCTCCTGAAAATACTGAATTTCTCGAATGCTATGACATAAACGGCAGAGAAGGAAGAAACCTTGAGGTCACCATTTACCGCTACACAGACAGGCCGGAAAGACTTTACATGATCCGGCCTCCCGAGTATAATCTCAGGCAGGAGGAACTCAGGCTCCTTGAGAAAATAAGGAGAAAAATGATCCGGCACAGACCAAAGGACCTCGCCTTTGCAGACCCGAAAGGAGCCAGGGAGTACTTCAAACGCATAGCAAAAGGCCTGCTGGGGGAAGAACTTCTCGAAAGCGGGAAAGCCTGCAGCCCGGGTGAGCTTGAAAGCTATGCCGACCTCCTTGCAAGGTATACGAACGGGCTCGGGATCGTAGAAGACCTCCTTTCCGATGCGAGGATAACGGATGTGTACATTAATGCCCCTGCGGATACAAACCCCGTGCACGTTGTGATGGAAGGGGAGGAATGTACAAGCAACGTCTTTCTTTCGCAGGACGACCTTGACGCCCTGGTCTCAAGGTTCAGGACCATTAGCGGCAGACCATTTGGAGAAGCTGTTCCCGTGCTTGAACTCAACCTTGAAGCTTTCGGGGTGAGGGTATCCGTAATAGGAGATCCACTAAGTGCAAACGGGCTTGCATACGCTTTCCGAAAACACTCCCTGACACCCTGGACCCTGCCGAAACTAATCAATACAGGCTCTATTTCTCCTTTTGCAGCAGGGTTTTTGAGTTTCCTCATGGACGGGCAGGCTTCGGTCCTTGTTGCGGGAGAGGTGGGAGCCGGGAAGACATCTCTTATGACGGCAATGCTACTTGAAATCCCGCAGAAATATAGGATCCTGACAATCGAAGACACCCACGAGCTCCCGACAGAACAGCTCCAGGACCTGGGCTGGAAAGTGCAGGGGATGAGTTCCCACTCTTCGGTTCTGAAGTCCGGAGCGGAAATGAGCCCTGAAACCGCACTTCGGGCTGCTCTTCGGCTTGGAAGTTCTTCTCTGGTGCTGGGAGAGGTAAGGGGGCCAGAGGTGAAAGTACTCTACGAAGCCATGCAGGTAGGGAATGCCGGAAACTCCGTTATAGGGACCATCCACGGCTCATCCGTTGAAAATGTATACGAAAGGGTCGTACACACCCTTGGAGTCCCTCCTGCTTCTTTCAAAGCGACCGACGCAGTGATAATATGCTCAGGCATCAGGCCCGGAGGGAGCATGAAAAAGTTAAAGCGGGTGAGCAGGATTGCAGAGGTAACCGGTACATCGATAGAAGACCCCGAACCTTCCGAGATCTTTACCGATATCATGCATTATGATGCCTCTCGGGACTGCCTGCTTGCAGGAGAGGTGCTCGAACAGGGGCAGTCCGAACTTATAGGAAAGATTGCCCGGAAATGGGGAATTTCCATCGACGGTGCCCTGAAAAATATCGAACTCAGGACAAGGATAAAAGAAAGGATTGCAGCTGAAGGGGATCGCAGGCCGTTCCTGCTCGAAGCTGAAGCCGTAAGCGAGGCAAACAATATGTTCTGGCTGCTTTTGGATTCCATCAAGGCAGGTAACAGAGCTGGCTTTGAAACTGGTCCCGAATCTATCTCAGGAGCCGATTTTGAAGAGCTTTACAGGCAATGGGAAACCTGGTTTGAAAGTTTTTCCTGGGTACGGACCGAAACAGGAAAACAGAGAACAGGAAAACGACTCGCAGAAGAAAAACGACTCGCAGAAGAAAAACGACTCGCAGAAGAAAAACGACTCGCAGAAGAAAAACGACTCGCAGAAGAAATACAGCTGCCAGAAATAAAAATAACTGCCTGA
- a CDS encoding histidinol phosphate phosphatase domain-containing protein, which produces MIDLHTHTIFSDGELLPSELVRRAVIHGYEAIAITDHADYTNLEQLLDAAKKAKYLENEWDIRVLSGVELTHVPPRKIAPMAKKAKELGAEIVVVHGETIAEPVASGTNAASVACEYVDILAHPGLISEDDVRTAAENNVFLEITARNGHNRTNGHVARLALEIGATLVLNTDTHAPENLITDETALKIAMGAGLTESRAKEMFKASKKKVAEIV; this is translated from the coding sequence TTGATTGATCTTCATACTCACACAATTTTCAGCGACGGGGAGTTGCTCCCCAGCGAACTTGTCAGGCGGGCTGTTATTCACGGCTACGAGGCTATTGCAATTACCGACCATGCAGACTATACAAACCTCGAACAGCTTCTTGATGCTGCAAAGAAAGCAAAGTACCTGGAAAATGAATGGGATATCCGTGTCCTGTCCGGAGTCGAGCTGACGCATGTCCCTCCAAGGAAGATTGCTCCCATGGCAAAAAAAGCAAAAGAACTGGGCGCAGAAATCGTAGTCGTGCATGGGGAAACAATTGCCGAACCGGTTGCCTCCGGGACAAATGCAGCTTCAGTTGCCTGTGAGTATGTGGATATCCTGGCTCACCCCGGCCTGATCTCTGAAGATGACGTCCGGACTGCGGCAGAGAATAATGTATTTCTTGAGATCACTGCAAGGAACGGGCACAACAGGACTAACGGTCACGTTGCAAGGCTTGCTCTCGAAATCGGGGCAACGCTTGTGTTGAACACCGATACCCATGCCCCCGAGAACCTGATCACCGATGAAACCGCCCTGAAAATTGCAATGGGAGCCGGGCTTACCGAGTCCAGGGCAAAAGAAATGTTTAAAGCGTCAAAAAAGAAGGTAGCAGAGATTGTTTAA
- a CDS encoding 23S rRNA (uridine(2552)-2'-O)-methyltransferase, translating into MARDRRDYYYHQAKEDGYRSRASFKLKQINDKHKIINRGDSVVDLGAAPGGWLQVAKELSGGKVLGVDLQRITPIEGVETIVGDINADTTIQKIIKIVGAKGADVVICDAAPNLSGNWSYDHARSIELTTSALECAKKILKPKGNFVVKVFQGDMFNDYLDKVRDNFVRVKAYSPQASRSQSAEIYVIGKKFLTAPFRRGDKFVVDIEKLGSGGDGAVLIEGFVVFVKEVEVGEKVCIKITDVKPNFAFADVEERLEKSENPENSGNTENPENSGNTEKTE; encoded by the coding sequence ATGGCAAGAGATAGAAGAGATTATTATTATCACCAGGCAAAAGAGGATGGGTACCGGTCCAGGGCTTCCTTCAAGCTTAAACAGATCAATGATAAACATAAAATAATCAATCGTGGAGACTCGGTTGTTGATTTGGGTGCAGCTCCGGGCGGGTGGCTCCAGGTTGCAAAAGAGCTGTCCGGAGGGAAGGTTCTGGGCGTGGACCTGCAGAGGATCACTCCGATTGAAGGAGTCGAGACCATTGTGGGCGACATAAACGCAGACACGACAATACAGAAGATTATCAAGATTGTAGGGGCTAAAGGAGCTGATGTGGTGATCTGTGATGCAGCCCCCAACCTGTCAGGAAACTGGTCTTACGACCATGCGCGGTCAATCGAACTTACGACCTCAGCTCTTGAGTGCGCAAAAAAGATTCTCAAACCAAAAGGTAACTTTGTGGTCAAGGTCTTTCAGGGCGACATGTTCAACGATTACCTGGACAAAGTCAGGGACAATTTTGTCCGAGTCAAGGCTTATTCCCCGCAAGCTTCAAGGTCGCAAAGTGCGGAAATCTACGTAATCGGGAAAAAATTCCTTACGGCCCCTTTCAGGAGAGGAGACAAATTCGTTGTGGATATAGAGAAGCTCGGTTCAGGTGGAGACGGAGCTGTCCTCATTGAAGGGTTTGTTGTCTTCGTAAAGGAAGTTGAAGTCGGAGAAAAAGTCTGCATTAAAATAACGGATGTCAAACCTAACTTTGCTTTTGCCGATGTTGAAGAAAGGCTTGAAAAGTCTGAGAATCCTGAAAACTCCGGGAATACTGAGAATCCTGAAAACTCCGGGAATACTGAGAAAACCGAATAA
- a CDS encoding Vms1/Ankzf1 family peptidyl-tRNA hydrolase has product MTDKIAAKREVTVDGKKGLGTILGKISGKNRLELEVDRLNSRIVELELDLRGAKNQLKKKEALARQAVADRQEAESRLNQELVRTHTLSHELETIRNESQGKLEFRGIETLSQSAVKAYLSKLKSFHSPANDLLTVYLPPGTRLSAILPEKTPGMIEEETRSLLDRLDPETGMVFFYDLHRMISEAIVPPVPVSLPTWHLKDSFETASLEESLNTDYRMLVLVLHAGESFIGFAPDARVFDTEELIKSSVKEKHSKGGFSQRRFERLREEDIAHHMDKVFETLRKVLEENPGIDCVIMSGDSQLIREAQKRLPLNLEVIEKPADLKMEKISGEEILRTVLSCRRYLL; this is encoded by the coding sequence ATGACCGATAAAATAGCTGCAAAAAGAGAAGTTACCGTAGATGGAAAAAAAGGTTTGGGCACCATTCTAGGAAAAATCTCCGGAAAAAACCGGCTGGAACTTGAGGTTGACAGGCTTAACTCCAGGATAGTTGAACTCGAACTTGACCTTCGGGGTGCAAAAAACCAGCTTAAAAAGAAAGAAGCCCTTGCAAGGCAGGCAGTTGCGGACAGGCAGGAAGCCGAATCCCGTTTAAACCAGGAGCTGGTCCGGACCCATACCCTTTCCCACGAACTTGAAACGATAAGAAATGAGTCCCAGGGCAAGCTGGAGTTTCGCGGAATTGAAACCCTGAGCCAGTCGGCTGTTAAGGCTTACCTTTCCAAACTCAAGTCCTTTCACTCTCCTGCAAATGACCTTTTAACCGTTTATCTGCCCCCCGGAACTCGCCTTTCAGCCATTCTTCCCGAAAAAACCCCTGGCATGATCGAAGAGGAGACCCGCTCCCTTCTTGATAGGCTTGACCCTGAAACTGGCATGGTCTTTTTCTACGACCTGCACCGCATGATTTCCGAAGCCATAGTCCCCCCAGTTCCTGTTTCCCTCCCCACCTGGCATCTTAAAGACAGCTTTGAAACCGCCTCCCTTGAGGAAAGCCTGAACACCGACTATCGCATGCTCGTCCTTGTCCTGCATGCAGGTGAGTCTTTCATAGGCTTTGCCCCTGATGCCCGGGTCTTCGATACGGAAGAACTTATCAAGAGCAGCGTCAAGGAAAAACACAGCAAAGGAGGTTTTTCCCAGCGCCGTTTCGAACGCCTCAGGGAAGAGGATATTGCCCACCATATGGATAAAGTCTTTGAAACCCTGAGAAAAGTCCTTGAAGAAAATCCCGGAATAGACTGTGTTATCATGAGCGGAGATTCCCAGCTTATAAGAGAAGCCCAGAAGCGCCTCCCTCTGAACCTTGAGGTTATCGAAAAGCCGGCTGATCTTAAGATGGAAAAGATAAGCGGGGAAGAAATCCTGAGAACGGTTTTGAGCTGCAGAAGATATTTGCTCTGA
- the coaBC gene encoding bifunctional phosphopantothenoylcysteine decarboxylase/phosphopantothenate--cysteine ligase CoaBC: MDRQNPGRYMPDKIHPTLWIQGQKSSSLAGKTIALGVTGSIGAVRVVELARELIRNGAEVHAVMTGAAQHILHPDALHYATGNPVITELGGRVEHVEFCGFKGRADLLLIAPATANTIGKIACGIDDTTVTSFATTALGSGIPVMVVPAMHESMYRHPAVVENVAKLKGWGISMVGPKFEEGIAKIASNEEIVLEVERALGNRSLENRKVLITGGSTAESLDPIRILTNRASGKTGRELALEAYRSGADVTLVHRDRLRLVGIREVFAESAAEMTEAVLSELDTGYDVLISSAAIADYTVEPSPEKIKSGGEFALKLKTTRKLIRECREKYPELVIIGFKAETGVGREELLKRATATLEGTKLDMIAANDVGKGGMGTEENELYLLGKGEPRHVTGNKRKLAACILEEVAGILNS, translated from the coding sequence ATGGACAGGCAAAATCCTGGCCGGTACATGCCTGATAAAATCCACCCTACCCTCTGGATCCAGGGACAGAAGAGTTCTTCCCTTGCCGGAAAAACCATTGCCCTCGGTGTTACCGGGAGTATAGGAGCGGTCAGGGTAGTTGAACTTGCAAGGGAACTGATCCGGAACGGGGCAGAAGTCCACGCAGTCATGACCGGGGCTGCACAGCACATCTTGCACCCTGACGCCCTGCACTATGCTACCGGAAACCCTGTGATTACGGAACTTGGAGGCAGGGTGGAGCACGTGGAATTTTGCGGGTTTAAGGGCAGAGCAGACCTCCTCCTGATAGCGCCGGCAACAGCAAATACCATAGGAAAGATCGCCTGTGGAATCGACGATACTACAGTTACCTCTTTTGCAACAACAGCGCTTGGCTCCGGAATCCCTGTCATGGTTGTCCCTGCAATGCATGAGTCCATGTACAGGCACCCGGCTGTGGTTGAAAATGTAGCAAAATTGAAAGGCTGGGGGATCTCCATGGTGGGCCCCAAGTTCGAAGAAGGCATTGCAAAAATTGCCTCAAACGAAGAAATAGTGCTTGAGGTTGAAAGGGCTCTTGGAAACCGAAGCCTGGAAAACCGGAAAGTGCTTATTACAGGTGGTTCCACTGCTGAAAGCCTTGACCCTATACGTATTCTCACTAACCGGGCTTCCGGAAAGACCGGCAGAGAACTTGCCCTTGAAGCTTACCGCAGCGGAGCTGATGTAACCCTTGTGCACAGGGACAGGCTCAGGCTTGTAGGGATCAGGGAGGTCTTTGCCGAAAGTGCCGCGGAAATGACCGAAGCCGTGCTCTCGGAACTGGATACTGGATATGACGTCCTAATAAGTTCTGCAGCAATTGCAGATTATACAGTTGAGCCTTCTCCGGAGAAGATCAAATCGGGAGGAGAGTTTGCGCTCAAGCTGAAAACCACTCGAAAACTAATAAGGGAATGCAGGGAAAAATACCCTGAACTCGTGATCATAGGTTTTAAAGCCGAAACAGGAGTCGGGAGAGAAGAACTCCTTAAAAGGGCAACTGCAACTCTTGAAGGAACAAAACTCGATATGATTGCAGCAAACGACGTTGGAAAAGGTGGAATGGGTACTGAAGAAAATGAACTTTACCTGCTTGGGAAAGGTGAACCCAGGCACGTCACCGGAAACAAGCGCAAACTTGCAGCTTGTATTCTTGAGGAGGTAGCCGGGATTTTAAACTCATGA